In a genomic window of Nodosilinea sp. E11:
- the codB gene encoding cytosine permease: protein MSTTTESPIDTPSRGSEDYPLSPVPEAARRSLISLAPILVGFTLYSGTLFAGGLVGPSFQFWPNLMGLIVVGNLILGLYAALLGYIAGETGLTTVLMARFSFGNVGSRWVDFILGFTQIGWYAWGSALMAQLLNTLAGVPESWNWLIILFFTYAFCSTAYFGYQAMDWLSRVAVPAMVLLMAMSLTVASRDIGGFAGLQAATIADPLPLGAAITIIVGTFVSGGTQATNWSRFAKNGKVGFVATLIAFFLGNGFLIFSGAFCAKVYGEADIVQVMAQQGLLVGGLVLFFLNMWTTQDNTIYAFSIAGSNMFRSSRRTLFVLGGATIALFMAWGGIYEGLVQYLILLGTFIPPIGGIIMADYWINRRGQFPALVDSQPAFNWAGVIAYVGASAIAYFTGEADWGIVPINGVVSALVLYVGLSRVLPARG, encoded by the coding sequence ATGTCTACCACTACCGAATCTCCCATCGACACCCCAAGTCGTGGCTCCGAAGACTATCCACTCAGTCCGGTACCCGAGGCGGCGCGGCGATCGCTGATTTCCCTGGCTCCCATTCTAGTGGGTTTCACCCTCTACTCTGGGACTCTCTTTGCAGGGGGGCTAGTGGGGCCGTCGTTTCAGTTTTGGCCGAACCTGATGGGTCTGATTGTAGTTGGCAACTTGATCTTGGGATTGTATGCGGCACTGCTAGGCTACATCGCCGGAGAAACCGGGCTGACTACGGTACTCATGGCGCGGTTCAGCTTTGGCAATGTGGGGTCGCGCTGGGTCGATTTTATTCTAGGCTTTACCCAAATTGGGTGGTATGCGTGGGGTTCGGCACTGATGGCGCAGTTGCTCAATACCCTAGCCGGGGTGCCCGAGTCGTGGAATTGGCTGATTATTCTCTTCTTTACCTACGCTTTTTGCTCGACCGCCTACTTTGGCTACCAGGCCATGGATTGGCTGAGCCGGGTGGCCGTGCCCGCCATGGTGCTACTGATGGCCATGAGCCTGACGGTAGCTTCGCGCGATATTGGCGGCTTTGCGGGCTTGCAGGCGGCGACGATCGCCGATCCGCTGCCTCTGGGTGCCGCCATCACCATCATCGTTGGCACCTTTGTATCGGGGGGGACCCAGGCCACCAATTGGAGCCGCTTTGCCAAGAATGGGAAGGTTGGGTTTGTTGCTACGCTGATTGCCTTCTTTTTGGGCAACGGGTTTTTAATTTTTTCGGGGGCGTTTTGCGCCAAGGTCTACGGCGAAGCCGACATCGTGCAGGTGATGGCCCAACAGGGACTGTTGGTCGGCGGTCTGGTGTTGTTCTTCTTGAATATGTGGACCACTCAAGATAACACCATCTACGCTTTCTCGATCGCCGGGTCCAACATGTTTCGCTCTAGCCGCCGCACCCTGTTCGTCTTGGGCGGCGCGACGATCGCGCTGTTTATGGCCTGGGGCGGCATTTACGAAGGGCTGGTGCAGTACCTGATTTTGCTCGGCACCTTTATTCCACCTATTGGCGGCATCATCATGGCCGACTACTGGATCAATCGCCGGGGGCAGTTTCCAGCCCTGGTAGATTCGCAGCCCGCTTTTAACTGGGCGGGGGTAATCGCCTACGTGGGGGCCTCGGCGATCGCATACTTTACCGGCGAAGCCGATTGGGGCATTGTGCCGATCAACGGCGTGGTGTCGGCCCTGGTGCTCTACGTGGGGCTAAGCCGGGTGCTACCAGCGCGGGGATAA
- a CDS encoding phosphatidylserine/phosphatidylglycerophosphate/cardiolipin synthase family protein encodes MGRSFLPQDKANKRQASPVPWLVGLAGLVGLVLGIGGFLYLRGVFRAEADYAIANVPAFDEPGFDLTLVGLTSSIATSGHMIGFWREVDAVYAARQAAIDGAERLIQYETYFMTPGRRADDFAEALARRAQVGVRVQLLLDHHGTEAMPDDYWQRLRDLGIELQFFRKPNWRRPLEYNSRSHRKLLIIDGKQALIGGAGTSDYWDGTEFDHDTAPWLEFEVAYEGEVVNLLQGKFLQNWAYSGGQLNLSDEIRLVQSDAPVDLYITDDTSSLNESSIRLLMQLSMLTAQERLWIGSPYFVPDANTTRALLTAHGNGVDVRVLTMSAATDKRMVHRASRELYGDLLEAGIAICEYQPSMMHAKLVLVDDAWVSTGSANFDPRSYFHNDELNISGSYPELAQEIEQFFTDALADSNCLTYEDWQNRPWLETVKGRAALLFKNLL; translated from the coding sequence ATGGGTCGTTCTTTTCTGCCTCAAGACAAAGCTAATAAGCGCCAGGCTTCTCCGGTGCCCTGGTTGGTGGGGCTGGCCGGGCTGGTGGGGCTGGTTCTGGGCATCGGCGGCTTTCTCTACCTGCGGGGGGTATTTCGAGCCGAAGCTGACTATGCGATCGCCAACGTTCCTGCCTTCGACGAACCGGGATTTGACCTCACCCTGGTGGGGTTGACTAGCTCCATCGCGACTAGCGGACACATGATCGGCTTTTGGCGCGAGGTCGATGCAGTTTATGCGGCCCGCCAAGCCGCCATCGACGGGGCCGAGCGACTGATTCAGTACGAAACTTACTTTATGACCCCAGGCCGCCGGGCCGACGATTTTGCCGAGGCGCTGGCCCGGCGAGCCCAGGTTGGGGTACGGGTGCAGCTACTGCTCGACCACCATGGTACCGAGGCCATGCCCGACGACTATTGGCAGCGGCTGCGCGATCTGGGGATTGAGCTTCAGTTTTTTCGCAAACCCAACTGGCGCAGGCCGCTGGAGTACAATTCGCGATCGCATCGCAAACTACTGATCATTGACGGAAAACAGGCGCTGATCGGCGGCGCAGGCACCTCTGACTATTGGGATGGTACCGAGTTTGACCACGACACCGCCCCCTGGCTGGAGTTTGAAGTGGCCTACGAAGGTGAAGTGGTAAACCTGCTCCAGGGCAAATTTTTGCAAAACTGGGCCTACTCAGGGGGGCAGCTCAACCTCTCAGACGAAATTCGGCTGGTGCAATCCGACGCCCCGGTTGACCTCTACATTACCGACGATACCTCCAGCCTGAATGAATCCTCCATTCGGCTGCTGATGCAGCTCAGTATGCTGACTGCCCAAGAGCGCCTGTGGATTGGCAGCCCCTACTTTGTGCCCGACGCCAACACCACTCGGGCCCTGCTCACCGCCCACGGAAACGGCGTGGACGTACGAGTGCTCACCATGAGCGCCGCCACCGACAAGCGCATGGTGCACAGGGCCAGCCGCGAGCTGTACGGCGACTTGCTAGAGGCAGGCATTGCCATTTGCGAATACCAGCCCAGCATGATGCACGCCAAGCTGGTGCTGGTCGATGACGCCTGGGTGAGCACCGGCAGCGCCAACTTTGATCCCCGCAGCTACTTCCACAACGACGAGCTAAATATTTCTGGGTCCTACCCCGAACTGGCCCAAGAGATCGAACAGTTCTTTACCGATGCCCTAGCTGACAGCAACTGCCTCACCTACGAGGATTGGCAAAATCGCCCCTGGCTCGAAACCGTCAAAGGTCGCGCCGCACTGCTATTTAAGAATTTGCTGTAG